In Fimbriimonadaceae bacterium, the genomic window CTGTATCGATCCGTGTCGATCCCAAACCGTTCGAGAATGTTCGGGTGGATGAGGCCGGCCCCACCTAGCTCAACCCATCGGCCATTGAAAAGCTTGGGAGTACTGATGGCGTAGTCCACCCCCGGCTCGACGAACGGAAAGAAGTCGGGACGGAACCGAACCTTGACCTCCTTTCCGAACATTGCCCGAGCGAAAATCCCGAGCGTGCCCTTGAGCTGCGCCATTGAAACACCCTCATCCACCATGAAGCAGTCGATCTGGTGGAACGTGTGCGAATGCGTTCGATCGACCGCCTCATTGCGGTAGGTCCGACCCACCGTGAAGATTCGGAACGGCGGCTTGCGTTCCTCGAAAACGTGGCCCTGCAGCGCCGTGCATTGCGTCCGCAACAGACGATGATCGTCCACGTAGAACGTATCTTGCTCGTCCATTGCCGGGTGGTCCGGCGGATAGTTGAGTTCGGAGAAGTTGTATCTAAACTCCTCGAGTTCCGGGGACTCAAGGTATTCGAACCCGAGGCCGATCATGACCGCCTTGATCCGGTTGGCGGTGATCTGCATGATGTGCTCGCGCCCAACCCTCACTGGCCGAGCAGGCATCGTGATGTCGATTTTCTCGGCCTCGAATTGCTCCGCCTGTTCGGATCGCTTGAGCTCGGCCTCTCGCATCGACAGCCGTTCGGCAACGACTGTTTTGGCTTCATTCATCGCCTTGCCGAATGCTGGTTTTTCCTCGGCCGAGAGACTAGGCAGCATCTTCGTTAGTTCGGAGATTGCTCCGGATTTGCCGAGAAATCGCTGCTCGATTTCCTTTAGCTGGAACGTCGATGTGGCAGCGGCGATGGCCGCGAGAGCTTGGTTCTGAATATCGCCTATTTGTTCCAGCGAGCCGGTCATTGAAGGTTATTTTGGCCGATCCGGCCGCTGGGGGAGGAACGCTTCGCCACAGACTTGCGTTTCAACGGTAGGTAACCTCAAACAACGCTATGATCAAGCGCGCTTTCGTCCTGCTGACCTTCCTCGCGGTAGCTGCTCTTGCATGGGCCCAGGATCCACCGACCGTCAGCATCAAGCTGGCCGCCCCTGCCGTGAAACCAGGAGCGGCGTTCGATGCCACGGTATCGGTCACCTTCGCAGAGAATCTCCACGGCTACCAGAACCCACCGACCGAGGACTTCATGATTCCGGTAACCGTGGTGTCGGGCAGCAAGGAATTCACCATGAAGTCGGCCAAGTATCCGAAGGGTGTCATCAAGAAAGCTGGCGGAATGGACGCCGCCGTGTACGAGGGCACCGTGCAGATACCAGTCACCTTGGTCGCACCGAAGAAAGCAGGCGCCTACACCCTGAAGCTGGATGTCAAGTATCAGCAGTGCGACGAGAACAACTGCTTTGTTCCCGGTACCGCGTCGTCCACCGCCAAGATCAAGGTCGATCCCAAGGCGGCGCCTCCAAAGAAGGGAGATGGCAAGGAGGAGGCGCCAGTCGCAGCGGCAACCACCGGAACCCCAGGACCATCGACCGGTACTCAGCCCGTCAACGACAGCAAACTTGCCCAGCTGTTTGTCGAAAACTTCAAGTCCGGCAACTATCTGGTCGTTCTTCTGATCTCCATCGCCATCGGGTTGCTAATCAACCTCACGCCCTGCGTGTATCCGATGGTGCCGGTGACCCTTAGTTTTTTTTCCGGCCAGGCTGGCGATAACCGCTCCGCCCGGATTCAGCTCGGCCTGATGTACATGGTCGGCATCGCGGTCACCTACGGTCTGGTCGGTGGACTCGCCGCTGGGCTTGGTGCGACCTTCGGAGCCTTGTTCCAGGCTCCCTGGTTTAACATCGCGCTGGGCGTTTTTATGTTCGTGCTCGCGCTCTCAATGTTCGACTTGTATCAGATCGGCCTCCCTCCGGCCTTC contains:
- the dsbD_1 gene encoding Thiol:disulfide interchange protein DsbD, whose amino-acid sequence is MIKRAFVLLTFLAVAALAWAQDPPTVSIKLAAPAVKPGAAFDATVSVTFAENLHGYQNPPTEDFMIPVTVVSGSKEFTMKSAKYPKGVIKKAGGMDAAVYEGTVQIPVTLVAPKKAGAYTLKLDVKYQQCDENNCFVPGTASSTAKIKVDPKAAPPKKGDGKEEAPVAAATTGTPGPSTGTQPVNDSKLAQLFVENFKSGNYLVVLLISIAIGLLINLTPCVYPMVPVTLSFFSGQAGDNRSARIQLGLMYMVGIAVTYGLVGGLAAGLGATFGALFQAPWFNIALGVFMFVLALSMFDLYQIGLPPAFTKHLKGRSGPVGSLIMGLFVGVAAAPCAGPLIVPPFTVVAESRSLPLGLLVFTTIGLGIGFPYVILASAAAGAKTLPKAGGWMKTLKAVLGIVVAGFGLLYVLQGLGAGLDERARALIWIAFFVASAIYLIGFESSGLTKPILSIKGAAALVCGLMAGITYQAESERAKLAELQRAGAVAGIEWVKLTEDTYATAKSSGKPIFIDATADWCAECKATERNVFSQPNAIIALSKVQPMKIDWSTGVDPSYQDMTRKLFDIKGLPHFVFIKPGGEIALVKNHIGSPEDLIDGLRAAGAQL
- the pheS gene encoding Phenylalanine--tRNA ligase alpha subunit, whose translation is MTGSLEQIGDIQNQALAAIAAATSTFQLKEIEQRFLGKSGAISELTKMLPSLSAEEKPAFGKAMNEAKTVVAERLSMREAELKRSEQAEQFEAEKIDITMPARPVRVGREHIMQITANRIKAVMIGLGFEYLESPELEEFRYNFSELNYPPDHPAMDEQDTFYVDDHRLLRTQCTALQGHVFEERKPPFRIFTVGRTYRNEAVDRTHSHTFHQIDCFMVDEGVSMAQLKGTLGIFARAMFGKEVKVRFRPDFFPFVEPGVDYAISTPKLFNGRWVELGGAGLIHPNILERFGIDTDRYSGFAFGLGVERIPMMAYGVDDLRHFLENDLRFLDQFR